In Burkholderia sp. NRF60-BP8, a single window of DNA contains:
- the trxA gene encoding thioredoxin TrxA: MSEQIKHISDASFEQDVVKSDKPVLVDFWAEWCGPCKMIAPILDEVAKDYGDKLQIAKINVDDNQATPAKFGVRGIPTLILFKNGAAAAQKVGALSKSQLTAFLDSHL, encoded by the coding sequence ATGAGCGAACAGATCAAACACATCAGCGACGCATCGTTCGAACAGGACGTCGTCAAGTCCGACAAGCCCGTTCTCGTCGATTTCTGGGCCGAATGGTGCGGCCCGTGCAAGATGATCGCCCCGATCCTCGACGAAGTCGCGAAGGACTACGGCGACAAGCTGCAGATCGCGAAGATCAACGTCGACGACAACCAGGCCACGCCGGCGAAATTCGGCGTGCGCGGCATCCCGACGCTGATCCTGTTCAAGAACGGCGCGGCCGCCGCGCAGAAGGTCGGCGCGCTGTCGAAGTCGCAGCTCACCGCATTCCTGGACAGCCACCTGTAA
- a CDS encoding YbaB/EbfC family nucleoid-associated protein codes for MLKGNLAGLMKQAQQMQENMKKMQEQLALIEVEGQSGAGLVKVTMTCRNEVRRVSIDPSLLADDKDMLEDLVAAAFNDAVRKAEATSQEKMSGMTSGLPLPPGFKLPF; via the coding sequence ATGTTGAAAGGCAACCTCGCCGGACTGATGAAGCAAGCGCAGCAAATGCAGGAAAACATGAAGAAGATGCAGGAGCAGCTTGCACTCATCGAAGTCGAAGGGCAGTCGGGCGCCGGCCTCGTCAAGGTGACGATGACGTGCCGCAACGAAGTGCGCCGCGTGTCGATCGACCCGAGCCTGCTCGCGGACGACAAGGACATGCTCGAGGATCTCGTCGCCGCTGCGTTCAACGACGCGGTGCGCAAGGCCGAAGCAACGTCGCAGGAAAAGATGAGCGGGATGACGTCGGGCCTGCCGCTGCCCCCGGGCTTCAAGCTGCCGTTCTGA
- a CDS encoding type B 50S ribosomal protein L31 yields MKPGIHPDYREVVFQDMSNGFKFITRSTIQTRETIEHEGKTYPLAKIEVSSESHSFYTGQQKIMDTAGRVEKFKNKFGARANGKAAAK; encoded by the coding sequence ATGAAACCTGGCATTCACCCGGACTACCGCGAAGTCGTCTTCCAAGACATGTCGAACGGCTTCAAGTTCATCACGCGCTCGACGATCCAGACGCGTGAAACCATCGAACACGAAGGCAAGACCTACCCGCTCGCCAAGATCGAAGTGTCGTCGGAATCGCACTCGTTCTACACGGGTCAGCAAAAGATCATGGACACGGCAGGCCGTGTCGAGAAGTTCAAGAACAAGTTCGGCGCACGCGCGAACGGCAAGGCTGCAGCAAAGTAA
- the recR gene encoding recombination mediator RecR, whose protein sequence is MKQPSALSALVEALRVLPGVGPKSAQRMAVHLMQHDREGAERLGRSLLFATEHLQHCEKCNTFTEARICEVCSDEERDPTLLCVVETPADQIMLEQTMTYRGLYFVLMGRLSPLDGIGPKEIHFDRLVRRASDGVVKEVVLATNFTNEGEATAHYLGQTLKARGLAVTRLARGVPVGGELEYVDAGTIARAMLDRRTM, encoded by the coding sequence ATGAAACAGCCGTCCGCCTTGTCCGCGCTCGTCGAAGCGTTGCGCGTGCTGCCCGGCGTCGGGCCGAAATCCGCGCAGCGCATGGCGGTTCACCTGATGCAGCACGACCGTGAGGGCGCCGAGCGGCTCGGCCGCTCGCTGCTGTTCGCGACCGAGCACCTGCAGCACTGCGAGAAGTGCAACACGTTCACCGAAGCGCGGATCTGCGAGGTCTGCAGCGACGAGGAGCGTGATCCGACGCTGCTGTGCGTCGTCGAGACGCCTGCCGACCAGATCATGCTCGAGCAGACGATGACCTACCGCGGGCTGTATTTCGTGCTGATGGGGCGACTGAGCCCGCTCGACGGAATCGGCCCGAAGGAAATCCATTTCGACCGCCTCGTGCGGCGCGCGTCCGACGGCGTCGTCAAGGAGGTCGTGCTCGCGACCAACTTCACGAACGAAGGCGAAGCCACCGCCCACTACCTCGGCCAGACGCTCAAGGCGCGCGGGCTGGCGGTCACGCGCCTCGCGCGCGGCGTGCCGGTGGGCGGAGAGCTCGAGTACGTCGACGCGGGCACCATCGCCCGCGCGATGCTCGACCGCCGCACGATGTAA
- a CDS encoding DNA polymerase III subunit gamma/tau, translating into MTYQVLARKWRPKDFASLVGQEHVVRALTHALDGGRLHHAYLFTGTRGVGKTTLSRIFAKALNCETGVTSQPCGVCRACREIDEGRFVDYVEMDAASNRGVDEMAALLERAVYAPVDARFKVYMIDEVHMLTNHAFNAMLKTLEEPPPHVKFILATTDPQKIPVTVLSRCLQFNLKQMPAGHIVSHLERILGEERIAFEPQALRLLARAAQGSMRDALSLTDQAIAYSANEVTESAVSGMLGALDQTYMVRLLDALAAGSGPEILAIADEMSLRSLSFSTALQDLASLLHRIAWAQFAPGSVLDEWPEAADLRRFAQTLSPEQVQLFYQIATVGRAELGLAPDEYAGFTMTLLRMLAFEPAVGAGSAPGGQPSVPPRAVPAPRAAAASAAAAAKPVSAAPAAAARPPAAAPAAPVARSAPAQSSDEVERAAAKPAAVPSSAESAAPAASDAPAIEPPQPEAKAAPAGDMPPPARKEPEPPAVAAVQRNAEPAPAVEPAPRTASPEPAATRSTARAGGAAAALDVLRNAGMRVSSDRGRAGAAAKPAAAQPAVDKPAAPRPAVQVPTPRAVARAPQAAADSRQPSPPWEDIPPDDYVPLSADEMFGGSDDGFVPAFDSGPDDVRVTPKPADARPAAPIDSRPLPPAIALDPIGFDGEWPALAARLPLKGVAYQLAFNSELTAVDATALKLSVPVPQYADAAQVAKLKAALADALGKPVEVSVEVGPARRTAAALDAAARAARQREAEQEIHGDPFVQQLVREFGARIVDGSVRPLADSAPDGAPPTLH; encoded by the coding sequence ATGACCTATCAAGTTCTCGCACGCAAGTGGCGTCCGAAGGATTTCGCTTCGCTCGTCGGCCAGGAGCACGTCGTCAGGGCGCTCACGCACGCGCTCGACGGCGGGCGTCTCCATCACGCCTATCTGTTTACCGGAACGCGCGGCGTCGGCAAGACGACGCTGTCGCGGATCTTCGCGAAGGCGCTCAACTGTGAAACCGGCGTCACGTCGCAACCGTGCGGCGTGTGTCGCGCCTGTCGCGAGATCGACGAGGGCCGTTTCGTCGATTACGTCGAGATGGACGCGGCGAGCAACCGCGGCGTCGACGAGATGGCCGCGCTGCTCGAGCGCGCGGTGTACGCGCCCGTCGATGCGCGCTTCAAGGTCTACATGATCGACGAAGTGCACATGCTGACGAACCACGCGTTCAACGCGATGCTGAAGACGCTCGAAGAGCCGCCGCCGCACGTCAAGTTCATCCTCGCGACGACCGATCCGCAGAAAATCCCCGTTACCGTGCTGTCGCGCTGCCTGCAGTTCAACCTGAAGCAGATGCCGGCCGGGCACATCGTGTCGCATCTCGAGCGGATCCTCGGCGAAGAGCGGATCGCGTTCGAGCCGCAGGCGCTGCGCCTGCTCGCGCGCGCCGCGCAGGGCAGCATGCGCGACGCGCTGTCGCTAACCGACCAGGCGATCGCCTATTCGGCGAACGAGGTGACCGAGTCGGCGGTGTCGGGCATGCTCGGCGCGCTCGACCAGACTTACATGGTGCGCCTGCTCGACGCGCTCGCGGCCGGCAGTGGCCCGGAAATCCTCGCGATCGCCGACGAGATGTCGCTGCGCAGCCTGTCGTTCTCGACCGCGCTGCAGGATCTCGCGAGCCTGCTGCACCGGATCGCATGGGCGCAGTTCGCGCCGGGCTCGGTGCTCGACGAATGGCCGGAAGCGGCCGACCTGCGTCGTTTTGCGCAGACGCTGAGCCCCGAACAGGTTCAATTGTTCTATCAGATCGCGACCGTCGGGCGCGCCGAACTCGGCCTGGCGCCGGACGAATACGCCGGTTTCACGATGACGCTGCTGCGGATGCTCGCGTTCGAGCCGGCCGTCGGCGCCGGCAGTGCGCCGGGCGGCCAGCCGTCCGTGCCGCCGCGTGCGGTGCCGGCGCCGCGCGCGGCCGCGGCGTCCGCCGCCGCTGCGGCGAAGCCGGTATCGGCCGCGCCCGCTGCCGCAGCACGGCCGCCCGCCGCGGCGCCGGCTGCGCCGGTCGCACGTTCGGCGCCGGCGCAATCGAGCGACGAAGTCGAGCGGGCGGCCGCCAAGCCGGCTGCCGTCCCGTCATCGGCGGAGTCGGCAGCACCGGCAGCGTCCGACGCACCAGCGATCGAGCCGCCGCAGCCGGAAGCGAAGGCGGCGCCCGCAGGCGACATGCCGCCTCCCGCGCGCAAGGAACCTGAGCCGCCTGCCGTTGCCGCCGTGCAGCGAAACGCCGAACCGGCTCCAGCGGTCGAACCGGCGCCGCGCACTGCATCGCCCGAGCCCGCCGCCACGCGGTCGACGGCACGCGCAGGCGGTGCGGCCGCCGCGCTCGACGTGCTGCGCAATGCAGGGATGCGCGTGTCGTCGGACCGCGGCCGCGCAGGCGCTGCCGCCAAGCCGGCGGCAGCCCAGCCGGCTGTCGACAAGCCGGCCGCGCCGCGTCCGGCCGTCCAGGTGCCGACGCCGCGTGCCGTTGCCCGTGCGCCGCAGGCAGCAGCCGATTCGCGTCAGCCGTCGCCGCCTTGGGAAGACATCCCGCCCGACGACTACGTGCCGCTCAGCGCCGACGAGATGTTCGGCGGTTCCGACGACGGCTTCGTGCCGGCATTCGACAGCGGTCCCGACGATGTGCGCGTGACGCCGAAGCCGGCGGACGCGCGTCCGGCCGCGCCGATCGACTCGCGCCCGTTGCCGCCGGCGATCGCGCTCGATCCGATCGGCTTCGACGGCGAATGGCCGGCGCTGGCCGCGCGGCTGCCGCTGAAGGGTGTCGCGTACCAGCTCGCGTTCAACAGCGAACTGACGGCCGTCGATGCGACCGCATTGAAATTGTCCGTGCCGGTGCCGCAGTATGCGGACGCCGCGCAGGTGGCGAAATTGAAGGCGGCATTGGCCGATGCGCTCGGCAAGCCGGTCGAGGTGAGCGTCGAGGTCGGGCCTGCGCGGCGCACCGCGGCGGCGCTCGATGCGGCCGCCCGCGCGGCGCGCCAGCGCGAAGCCGAACAGGAGATTCACGGCGATCCGTTCGTCCAGCAGCTCGTGCGCGAGTTCGGTGCACGCATCGTCGACGGCTCGGTGCGCCCGCTCGCCGATTCGGCGCCGGACGGCGCGCCGCCGACGCTGCATTGA
- a CDS encoding ArnT family glycosyltransferase, which produces MPDARNRLDRAPPHRPPAHNKSLICMKPVVRLTASATRALPRWLLLTLCCVYAAFGLFGRDPWKNEDAAGFGVMWTMAKGGWHDWLLPNLVGKFITTDGPLGYWLGALSIRGLGPWVDASNASRVDTGVLFCVACAFVWYAAYLLGRRAEVQPFKYAFGGEPEPRDYGRTLADGALLVLVACFGLAERGHETTPQLAQFAWIAMLVYGIVRGIDKPLQGALWWGLAIGLVALSGNPVLVVALLAGTAALWLVTPEMRNLRLPLVGVPLAAAIFALWPLAAFVAAPDDAAWFFNQWIHGSLMRFSGPPTAVLGYAAKNLPLFTWPAWPLAIWAWWSWAGMRRRAHIAIPLSVAVPLVALVILQSQQSNRMYMLLLPPLAVLATFALPTLKRGAINAIDWFAVLSFTILGTFVWLVWLASLTGFPHPLARNLARLVPGYEPHFKILSFVCAVIVTVCWCFLVRWRVSRQPKVLWRSVVLSSAGTTLMWVLLMTLWLPIVNYGRTYRDVAQQIAVHLPSDYECISPVRLGDAQIATFAYFGNMHFDFSGDCDVILRQDRADFGEPSAMSQYVWRLVWEGRRVADRDERFRLYERIERPKTPVKRRPPRRQAAD; this is translated from the coding sequence ATGCCGGATGCTCGAAACCGGCTCGACCGCGCGCCACCGCACCGGCCGCCCGCCCATAACAAATCGCTCATCTGCATGAAGCCTGTCGTCCGTCTCACCGCCTCCGCCACGCGCGCGCTGCCGCGCTGGCTGCTGCTCACGCTCTGCTGCGTTTACGCGGCGTTCGGCCTGTTCGGTCGCGACCCGTGGAAAAACGAGGATGCGGCGGGCTTCGGCGTGATGTGGACGATGGCCAAGGGCGGCTGGCACGACTGGCTGCTGCCGAACCTGGTCGGCAAATTCATCACGACCGACGGGCCGCTCGGCTACTGGCTCGGCGCGCTGTCGATCCGCGGCCTCGGCCCGTGGGTCGACGCGAGCAACGCGTCGCGCGTCGACACCGGCGTGCTGTTCTGCGTCGCGTGCGCGTTCGTCTGGTACGCGGCCTACCTCCTCGGCCGGCGCGCCGAGGTTCAACCGTTCAAATACGCATTCGGCGGCGAACCCGAACCGCGCGACTACGGCCGCACGCTCGCGGACGGCGCGCTGCTGGTGCTCGTCGCCTGCTTCGGCCTCGCGGAACGCGGGCACGAAACGACGCCGCAGCTTGCGCAGTTCGCGTGGATCGCGATGCTCGTCTACGGGATCGTGCGCGGCATCGACAAGCCGCTGCAAGGCGCACTGTGGTGGGGCCTCGCGATCGGCCTCGTCGCGCTGTCCGGCAACCCGGTGCTGGTCGTCGCACTGCTCGCGGGCACGGCCGCGCTGTGGCTCGTGACGCCCGAGATGCGCAACCTGCGCCTGCCGCTGGTCGGCGTGCCGCTCGCGGCCGCGATCTTCGCGCTCTGGCCGCTCGCCGCCTTCGTCGCGGCGCCGGACGACGCCGCCTGGTTCTTCAACCAGTGGATTCACGGCAGCCTGATGCGCTTTTCGGGCCCGCCGACGGCCGTGCTCGGCTATGCGGCGAAGAACCTGCCGCTGTTCACGTGGCCCGCGTGGCCGCTCGCGATCTGGGCGTGGTGGAGCTGGGCCGGCATGCGCCGCCGTGCGCACATCGCGATTCCGCTGTCGGTTGCCGTGCCGCTCGTCGCGCTCGTGATCCTGCAAAGCCAGCAGTCGAACCGCATGTACATGCTGCTGCTGCCGCCGCTCGCGGTGCTCGCGACGTTCGCGCTGCCGACCCTCAAGCGCGGCGCGATCAACGCGATCGACTGGTTCGCGGTGCTGAGCTTCACGATCCTCGGCACCTTCGTGTGGCTCGTGTGGCTCGCGTCGCTCACCGGCTTCCCGCATCCGCTCGCGCGCAACCTCGCGCGCCTCGTGCCCGGCTACGAGCCGCATTTCAAGATCCTGTCGTTCGTCTGCGCGGTGATCGTCACCGTGTGCTGGTGCTTCCTCGTGCGCTGGCGCGTCTCGCGACAGCCGAAGGTGCTGTGGCGCAGCGTCGTGCTGTCGAGCGCGGGCACCACGCTGATGTGGGTGCTGCTGATGACGCTGTGGCTGCCGATCGTCAACTACGGCCGCACCTATCGCGACGTCGCGCAACAGATCGCCGTACACCTGCCGTCCGACTACGAGTGCATTTCGCCGGTGCGGCTCGGCGACGCGCAGATCGCGACCTTCGCGTACTTCGGCAACATGCACTTCGATTTCTCCGGCGACTGCGACGTGATCCTGCGCCAGGACCGCGCCGACTTCGGCGAGCCGAGCGCGATGTCGCAATACGTGTGGCGTCTCGTCTGGGAAGGCCGCCGCGTCGCCGACCGCGACGAGCGCTTCCGCCTGTACGAGCGCATCGAACGGCCGAAGACGCCCGTCAAGCGGCGTCCGCCGCGCCGCCAGGCGGCCGATTGA
- a CDS encoding MerR family transcriptional regulator produces MPNDASTTLLTVSDAASRLGVTPRTLKYYEERGLVTPSRSEGRYRLYDEADLERFARILRLRALGFSLHGITEMLKRPLEETGDGRRRYSEASLREIRAGLAGQIDTLDRRIAAVQRELKEAVALRKELQHDIDYVERRLAGENADALIAQRRAEAGTRAARKDRE; encoded by the coding sequence ATGCCGAACGATGCCTCCACCACGCTATTGACCGTCAGCGACGCCGCGTCGCGGCTCGGCGTCACGCCGCGCACGCTCAAATATTACGAAGAGCGCGGGCTCGTTACGCCGTCGCGCAGCGAAGGCCGCTACCGCCTTTACGACGAAGCCGACCTCGAGCGCTTCGCGCGCATCCTGCGGTTGCGTGCGCTCGGCTTCTCGCTGCACGGCATCACCGAAATGCTGAAGCGCCCGCTGGAAGAAACAGGCGACGGCCGGCGCCGCTATTCGGAGGCGTCGCTGCGCGAGATCCGCGCCGGCCTCGCCGGGCAGATCGATACGCTGGACCGACGGATCGCGGCCGTTCAGCGCGAGCTGAAGGAGGCCGTCGCGCTGCGCAAGGAGTTGCAACACGACATCGACTACGTCGAACGGCGCCTCGCCGGCGAAAACGCCGACGCGCTGATCGCGCAGCGGCGGGCCGAAGCCGGCACGCGGGCCGCACGCAAGGATCGCGAATGA
- a CDS encoding MFS transporter — translation MNAVPGRPPLWSRANLRGDLFPWALALVTGIDYFDNAVFSFFASYIAGGINASPDELVWSSSAYAVAAVLGILQQQWWVDRLGHRRYVAGCMLMFSFGAIAAALADTSLALAFARGFQGYFIGPMMGACRILIQISFKPQERPPATRAFLIMILLGSALAPIVGGLLVAHSTWRALFACTAPAGIAFAILALLTLPDSGRTPDDERGSGHFWPYVVFALAQGALQIVLQQVHYQLYSGSPMLIVLTIAGLGALAWFAYHQWHHPTPLVRLHAFRERTFQIGLLLYMFYYYETTGFSYLTSRFLEGGLGYPVENAGRLVGTMSLISATALFAYLRYAKFVTHKKWFVVPGFAIAVTAALWMTRMTPQVGEAALIVPLLLRGLLLLFIVLPVANLTFRIFAIDEYTHGYRLKNIVRQLTISFATSSVIIVEQHRLAVHQTRLVERANAFDPLFQQTVDALTRSFAAAGHAPNDAHGLAIASIARMVAQQASFLTSLDGFYFLAGVALVGGLFAAWQKQID, via the coding sequence ATGAACGCGGTGCCTGGCCGGCCGCCGCTATGGAGCCGCGCGAACCTGCGCGGGGATCTGTTCCCGTGGGCCCTCGCGCTCGTCACCGGCATCGACTACTTCGACAACGCCGTGTTCTCGTTCTTCGCGAGCTACATCGCGGGCGGCATCAACGCGTCGCCCGACGAACTCGTCTGGTCGTCGAGCGCCTACGCGGTCGCGGCCGTGCTCGGCATCCTGCAGCAGCAATGGTGGGTCGACCGGCTCGGCCATCGCCGCTACGTCGCGGGCTGCATGCTGATGTTCTCGTTCGGCGCGATCGCGGCGGCGCTGGCCGACACGTCGCTGGCGCTCGCGTTCGCGCGCGGCTTCCAGGGCTATTTCATCGGCCCGATGATGGGCGCGTGCCGGATCCTGATCCAGATCAGCTTCAAGCCGCAGGAACGGCCGCCCGCGACGCGCGCTTTCCTGATCATGATCCTGCTCGGCAGCGCGCTCGCCCCGATCGTCGGCGGGCTGCTGGTCGCGCATTCGACGTGGCGCGCCCTGTTCGCGTGCACCGCGCCGGCCGGCATCGCGTTCGCGATCCTCGCGTTGCTCACGCTGCCCGATTCGGGCCGCACGCCGGACGACGAACGCGGCTCCGGACACTTCTGGCCGTACGTCGTGTTCGCGCTCGCGCAAGGGGCGCTGCAGATCGTGCTGCAGCAGGTGCATTACCAGCTCTACAGCGGCTCGCCGATGCTGATCGTGCTGACGATCGCGGGGCTCGGCGCGCTCGCGTGGTTCGCGTATCACCAGTGGCATCACCCGACGCCGCTCGTGCGGCTGCACGCGTTTCGCGAGCGGACGTTCCAGATCGGGCTGCTGCTCTACATGTTCTATTACTACGAGACGACGGGCTTCAGTTATCTGACGTCGCGGTTCCTCGAGGGCGGGCTCGGCTATCCGGTCGAGAACGCCGGGCGCCTGGTGGGCACGATGTCGCTGATCTCGGCCACCGCGCTGTTCGCCTACCTGCGCTACGCGAAATTCGTCACGCACAAGAAGTGGTTCGTCGTGCCGGGGTTCGCGATCGCCGTCACGGCCGCGCTGTGGATGACGCGGATGACGCCGCAGGTCGGCGAAGCCGCGCTGATCGTCCCGCTGCTGCTGCGCGGGTTGCTGCTGCTGTTCATCGTGCTGCCGGTCGCGAACCTCACGTTCCGGATTTTCGCGATCGACGAATACACGCACGGCTACCGGCTGAAGAACATCGTGCGGCAACTGACGATCTCGTTCGCGACGTCGTCGGTGATCATCGTCGAGCAGCATCGGCTGGCCGTGCACCAGACACGGCTCGTCGAGCGCGCGAACGCGTTCGATCCGCTGTTCCAGCAGACCGTCGATGCGCTGACGCGCAGCTTTGCGGCCGCCGGCCACGCGCCGAACGATGCGCACGGCCTCGCGATCGCGTCGATCGCGCGGATGGTGGCGCAACAGGCGTCGTTCCTCACGTCGCTCGACGGCTTTTACTTCCTCGCGGGCGTGGCGCTCGTCGGCGGCCTCTTCGCGGCATGGCAAAAACAGATCGATTGA
- the rho gene encoding transcription termination factor Rho → MHLSELKSLHVSELIEMANGLEIENANRLRKQELMFAILKKRAKTGETIFGDGTLEVLPDGFGFLRSPEMSYLASTDDIYISPSQIRRFNLHTGDTIEGEVRTPKDGERYFALVKVDKVNGQPPEASKHKIMFENLTPLHPNKPLSLEREMRGEENVTGRIIDMIAPIGKGQRGLLVASPKSGKTVMLQHIAHAIKQNHPDVILFVLLIDERPEEVTEMQRSVAGEVIASTFDEPATRHVQVAEMVIEKAKRLVEMKHDVVILLDSITRLARAYNTVIPASGKVLTGGVDANALQRPKRFFGAARNIEEGGSLTIIGTALIETGSRMDDVIYEEFKGTGNMEVHLERRLAEKRVYPSINLNKSGTRREEMLIKPEILQKIWVLRKFIHDMDEVEAMEFLLDKIRQTKSNSEFFDLMRRGG, encoded by the coding sequence ATGCATTTATCCGAGCTCAAGTCTCTGCACGTGTCCGAACTGATCGAAATGGCCAATGGCCTGGAGATCGAAAACGCGAACCGCCTGCGCAAGCAGGAGTTGATGTTCGCCATTCTCAAAAAGCGCGCCAAGACGGGAGAGACGATCTTCGGCGACGGCACGCTCGAAGTGCTGCCGGACGGCTTCGGCTTCCTGCGCTCGCCGGAAATGTCGTACCTCGCGAGCACCGACGACATCTACATCAGCCCGTCGCAGATCCGTCGCTTCAACCTGCACACCGGCGACACCATCGAAGGTGAAGTCCGCACGCCGAAGGACGGCGAGCGCTACTTCGCGCTGGTGAAGGTCGACAAAGTCAACGGGCAGCCGCCCGAGGCCTCGAAACACAAGATCATGTTCGAGAACCTCACGCCGCTGCACCCGAACAAGCCGCTGTCGCTCGAACGCGAAATGCGCGGCGAAGAGAACGTCACCGGCCGCATCATCGACATGATCGCGCCGATCGGCAAGGGCCAGCGCGGCCTGCTCGTCGCGTCGCCGAAGTCGGGCAAGACCGTGATGCTCCAGCACATCGCGCACGCGATCAAGCAGAACCACCCGGACGTGATCCTGTTCGTGCTGCTGATCGACGAGCGCCCGGAAGAAGTGACCGAAATGCAGCGCTCGGTCGCCGGCGAAGTGATCGCGTCGACGTTCGACGAACCGGCCACGCGTCACGTCCAGGTCGCCGAAATGGTGATCGAGAAGGCCAAGCGCCTCGTCGAAATGAAGCACGACGTCGTGATCCTGCTCGACTCGATCACGCGTCTCGCGCGCGCGTACAACACCGTGATTCCGGCATCGGGCAAGGTGCTGACGGGCGGTGTCGACGCGAACGCGCTGCAGCGTCCGAAGCGCTTCTTCGGCGCGGCGCGCAACATCGAGGAAGGCGGTTCGCTGACGATCATCGGCACCGCGCTGATCGAAACCGGCAGCCGCATGGACGACGTGATCTACGAAGAGTTCAAGGGCACCGGCAACATGGAAGTGCACCTCGAGCGCCGCCTCGCGGAAAAGCGCGTCTACCCGTCGATCAATCTGAACAAGTCGGGCACGCGTCGCGAGGAAATGCTGATCAAGCCCGAGATCCTTCAGAAGATCTGGGTGCTGCGCAAGTTCATTCACGACATGGACGAAGTCGAGGCCATGGAATTCCTGCTCGACAAGATCCGCCAAACGAAGAGCAACTCCGAGTTCTTCGACCTGATGCGCCGCGGCGGCTGA
- a CDS encoding zinc-dependent peptidase, whose product MLSKLTRWFDDRRRDRALRSHPISDALWQDTVARLPFLDALPPADLARLRELTSLFIARKSFSTAHGLELTDAMIVAIAAQACLPVLNLDLSLYDGWVGVVVYPGEFVIRKTVQDEDGVVHEVEQDASGEAWEGGPVILSWEDAQMTDGRDAYNVVIHEFAHKIDMVNGAADGYPPLFRRWHAPHLDAQAWADVFEHAYDQFCARVDAVPDRAWARFERDSLIDPYAADHPSEFFAVCSEALFVRPKAFESEFPELYRLLARYYRQDPAGTGALDAR is encoded by the coding sequence ATGCTTTCGAAACTGACCCGCTGGTTCGACGACCGCCGCCGCGACCGCGCGCTGCGCAGCCACCCGATTTCCGATGCGTTGTGGCAGGACACCGTCGCGCGGCTGCCGTTTCTCGACGCGCTGCCGCCCGCCGATTTGGCCCGGCTGCGAGAGCTGACGAGCCTGTTCATCGCGAGGAAGTCGTTTTCGACCGCGCACGGGCTCGAGCTGACCGACGCGATGATCGTCGCGATCGCCGCGCAGGCCTGCCTGCCCGTGCTGAATCTCGACCTGTCGCTGTACGACGGCTGGGTCGGCGTCGTCGTGTATCCGGGCGAATTCGTGATCCGCAAGACCGTGCAGGACGAGGACGGCGTCGTCCACGAAGTCGAGCAGGATGCGAGCGGCGAGGCTTGGGAAGGCGGCCCCGTGATCCTGTCGTGGGAAGACGCGCAGATGACGGACGGTCGGGACGCGTACAACGTCGTGATCCACGAGTTCGCGCACAAGATCGACATGGTCAACGGCGCGGCCGACGGCTATCCGCCCCTTTTTCGCCGCTGGCATGCGCCGCATCTCGACGCGCAGGCGTGGGCCGACGTGTTCGAACACGCGTACGACCAGTTCTGCGCGCGCGTCGACGCGGTGCCGGACCGCGCGTGGGCGCGCTTCGAGCGGGACTCGCTGATCGATCCCTATGCGGCCGATCACCCGTCGGAATTCTTCGCGGTGTGCAGCGAGGCGCTGTTCGTGCGGCCGAAAGCGTTCGAGTCCGAATTTCCGGAGCTGTACCGGCTGCTCGCGCGCTACTACCGGCAGGATCCGGCCGGCACCGGCGCACTCGACGCGCGATGA